In Euphorbia lathyris chromosome 10, ddEupLath1.1, whole genome shotgun sequence, a single genomic region encodes these proteins:
- the LOC136208337 gene encoding CDPK-related kinase 5-like isoform X1, producing the protein MGTCTSKPPKRNPYAPQDQTPNDQPDPTKTPKSPRTPLPNPKHSPFFPFYTPSPAYLFKKSASRDSSAENSTPTPLRIFKKPFAPPSPAKHIRAVLRRRGQGKKKKSAIPEEGEDDSEDAAGVELDKRFGFSKEFTSRLEVGEEVGRGHFGYTCSARFKKGDRKGQQVAVKVIPKTKMTTAIAVEDVRREVKLLRALKGHSNLVQFYDAFEDFDNVYIVMELCEGGELLDRILSRGGKYSEDDAKAVLVQILSVVAFCHLQGVVHRDLKPENFLYTSKDENSHLKVIDFGLSDFVRPDERLNDIVGSAYYVAPEVLHRSYSTEADVWSIGVIAYILLCGSRPFWARSESGIFRAVLKADPGFDEAPWPSLSPEAKDFVKRLLNKDPRKRMTAAQALSHPWIRNHNSAKVPLDILIFRLMKQYMRSSSLRKAALRALSKTLTVDELHYLKEQFALLEPNKNGSLTLENFRGALTKNATDAMKDSRIPDFLSSLNALQYRRMDFEEFCAAGLSVHQLEALDRWEQHARCAYELFEKDGNRAIVIEELASELGLGPALPVHAVLNDWIRHTDGKLSFHGFVKLLHGISSRTVAKVT; encoded by the exons ATGGGGACTTGTACCTCAAAGCCACCAAAGCGCAACCCTTATGCCCCTCAAGACCAAACTCCAAATGATCAGCCAGACCCGACTAAAACTCCCAAATCTCCACGCACACCTCTCCCTAATCCCAAGCACTCTCCTTTCTTCCCCTTCTATACACCAAGCCCTGCTTATCTTTTTAAAAAATCGGCTTCTAGAGATTCCTCGGCGGAAAACTCTACTCCTACGCCCTTGCGGATCTTCAAGAAGCCGTTTGCTCCGCCATCTCCTGCTAAACACATTAGAGCTGTCCTCCGTAGGCGGGGacaagggaagaagaagaagtcggCAATTCCGGAGGAGGGGGAAGATGACAGCGAGGATGCTGCCGGAGTAGAGTTGGATAAGAGATTCGGATTCTCCAAGGAGTTCACGAGTAGATTGGAGGTAGGGGAGGAGGTAGGCCGAGGGCATTTCGGCTATACTTGTTCTGCTCGGTTTAAGAAAGGTGATCGTAAAGGGCAGCAAGTTGCTGTTAAAGTCATTCCCAAAACCAAG ATGACAACAGCTATTGCAGTTGAAGATGTGAGAAGAGAAGTGAAGTTGTTAAGGGCTTTGAAAGGGCATAGCAATCTAGTACAATTCTATGATGCATTTGAAGACTTCGATAACGTCTACATAGTAATGGA GTTATGTGAAGGAGGGGAGCTCCTAGATAGAATACTTTCAAG GGGTGGGAAATATTCAGAAGATGATGCAAAGGCTGTCTTGGTGCAGATACTAAGTGTTGTTGCTTTTTGCCATCTTCAGGGTGTGGTGCACCGAGATCTTAAACCAGAG AACTTTCTGTATACATCTAAGGATGAGAACTCTCATCTGAAAGTCATAGATTTTGGTTTATCAGATTTTGTCAGACCAG ATGAAAGACTTAACGACATTGTGGGTAGTGCGTACTACGTCGCCCCTGAAGTCCTCCATAGATCTTATAGCACAGAAGCTGATGTGTGGAGTATAGGTGTTATAGCATATATTCTATTGTGTGGTAGTCGACCTTTCTGGGCTCGGAGTGAGTCTGGAATTTTTAGGGCAGTCTTGAAAGCCGATCCAGGTTTTGATGAAGCACCTTGGCCTTCTTTATCTCCAGAAGCTAAAGATTTTGTGAAACGTCTGCTAAACAAGGATCCTAGGAAACGAATGACAGCTGCTCAGGCTTTAA GTCATCCTTGGATACGTAACCATAACAGTGCTAAAGTACCTCttgatattttaattttcaGACTCATGAAGCAATACATGCGCTCCTCATCTTTGCGTAAGGCTGCTTTACGG GCATTATCCAAGACGTTGACAGTAGatgaactccattatctgaAGGAGCAGTTTGCATTGTTAGAGCCAAACAAAAATGGCAGTCTAACCTTGGAAAACTTTAGAGGG GCCTTGACGAAAAATGCAACTGATGCAATGAAGGATTCACGGATTCCTGATTTTCTATCTTCG CTAAATGCACTTCAATACAGAAGAATGGATTTTGAAGAATTTTGTGCAGCTGGGTTGAGCGTCCATCAGTTGGAAGCCCTTGATCGTTGGGAACAGCATGCTCGTTGTGCATATGAACTTTTCGAAAAGGATGGAAACAGGGCTATTGTCATTGAGGAGCTTGCTTCA GAACTTGGACTTGGCCCTGCACTTCCAGTTCATGCTGTTCTCAACGACTGGATAAGGCACACCGACGGGAAGCTTAGCTTTCACGGGTTTGTGAAATTGTTGCATGGAATATCAAGTCGAACTGTTGCGAAGGTGACATGA
- the LOC136208337 gene encoding CDPK-related kinase 5-like isoform X2 gives MTTAIAVEDVRREVKLLRALKGHSNLVQFYDAFEDFDNVYIVMELCEGGELLDRILSRGGKYSEDDAKAVLVQILSVVAFCHLQGVVHRDLKPENFLYTSKDENSHLKVIDFGLSDFVRPDERLNDIVGSAYYVAPEVLHRSYSTEADVWSIGVIAYILLCGSRPFWARSESGIFRAVLKADPGFDEAPWPSLSPEAKDFVKRLLNKDPRKRMTAAQALSHPWIRNHNSAKVPLDILIFRLMKQYMRSSSLRKAALRALSKTLTVDELHYLKEQFALLEPNKNGSLTLENFRGALTKNATDAMKDSRIPDFLSSLNALQYRRMDFEEFCAAGLSVHQLEALDRWEQHARCAYELFEKDGNRAIVIEELASELGLGPALPVHAVLNDWIRHTDGKLSFHGFVKLLHGISSRTVAKVT, from the exons ATGACAACAGCTATTGCAGTTGAAGATGTGAGAAGAGAAGTGAAGTTGTTAAGGGCTTTGAAAGGGCATAGCAATCTAGTACAATTCTATGATGCATTTGAAGACTTCGATAACGTCTACATAGTAATGGA GTTATGTGAAGGAGGGGAGCTCCTAGATAGAATACTTTCAAG GGGTGGGAAATATTCAGAAGATGATGCAAAGGCTGTCTTGGTGCAGATACTAAGTGTTGTTGCTTTTTGCCATCTTCAGGGTGTGGTGCACCGAGATCTTAAACCAGAG AACTTTCTGTATACATCTAAGGATGAGAACTCTCATCTGAAAGTCATAGATTTTGGTTTATCAGATTTTGTCAGACCAG ATGAAAGACTTAACGACATTGTGGGTAGTGCGTACTACGTCGCCCCTGAAGTCCTCCATAGATCTTATAGCACAGAAGCTGATGTGTGGAGTATAGGTGTTATAGCATATATTCTATTGTGTGGTAGTCGACCTTTCTGGGCTCGGAGTGAGTCTGGAATTTTTAGGGCAGTCTTGAAAGCCGATCCAGGTTTTGATGAAGCACCTTGGCCTTCTTTATCTCCAGAAGCTAAAGATTTTGTGAAACGTCTGCTAAACAAGGATCCTAGGAAACGAATGACAGCTGCTCAGGCTTTAA GTCATCCTTGGATACGTAACCATAACAGTGCTAAAGTACCTCttgatattttaattttcaGACTCATGAAGCAATACATGCGCTCCTCATCTTTGCGTAAGGCTGCTTTACGG GCATTATCCAAGACGTTGACAGTAGatgaactccattatctgaAGGAGCAGTTTGCATTGTTAGAGCCAAACAAAAATGGCAGTCTAACCTTGGAAAACTTTAGAGGG GCCTTGACGAAAAATGCAACTGATGCAATGAAGGATTCACGGATTCCTGATTTTCTATCTTCG CTAAATGCACTTCAATACAGAAGAATGGATTTTGAAGAATTTTGTGCAGCTGGGTTGAGCGTCCATCAGTTGGAAGCCCTTGATCGTTGGGAACAGCATGCTCGTTGTGCATATGAACTTTTCGAAAAGGATGGAAACAGGGCTATTGTCATTGAGGAGCTTGCTTCA GAACTTGGACTTGGCCCTGCACTTCCAGTTCATGCTGTTCTCAACGACTGGATAAGGCACACCGACGGGAAGCTTAGCTTTCACGGGTTTGTGAAATTGTTGCATGGAATATCAAGTCGAACTGTTGCGAAGGTGACATGA